GCGGTGTCACCTGGgaaataaagaagaagaaagaaagaaagaaagaaagaaagggaggaaggaaggaagctacGTGGAgctccaagaagaagaagaagaagcagcagaaGACAatagcggcggcggcggcgaggccTCGCTTTGGGTGGGGAACGATGACATCAGCGGCGGCACACTCACGTTATCGATCACCACCGGCTGGTTGGCTAAAATATCGTAAGACTCCATGACGCACGACTATGCTGAGGCGAGGCCGGACGCGTCTGCCGGGGTCCACTTTGGGTGTCGACGCCGTCCAAaatgcggaggaaaaaaaaaaaacaagatttgcGCCAGCGCCGCTCAATCCGGGGCACCGCCGCTCCTTTCTCGTCACCTACGCCCCGCCCCCCGGCGGCGACGCCGTTCGTCGCCGTGCGGACTGACAGCCGCCGCGGCCAATCAGATCAAGAGCATTTCTGACGGCCGCTTGGAATTGGGACCAGTTTCCGGCCACTCGTCGAGGCGGAGAAGTAATCGATTACTGGACAGTAGAAATACTTCGTTACTGGACttgtgcccattttttttttaggcatttctagtcactttttattttattttactattattCCCTGCATTAAAGaactacggaagcgtattgcatTCGttcgggaagaaaaaaaactttctggatgtttttcaaattaaaaaaaaaaaaattctgattatTCATAAAAAAGCACTCCTTGAGTGCTCGAAAAAAGAGGGgaatattatggaaaaaaaaaaccactgaaaaaaatagaaacgttTTTTTATTCCTGAAAGGAGGAGAAATAGTCAGAAAATCCCGTCCTGAgcaccgttttttttccccctcacattttctttttatagtaCACGGTAAGAAGTGCGTCCGGTCGCATTTCAGTTGACAAGATCAAACCCAAAGGTTCGGAAAATAAAAATGCGGTGCTATCGCAAtccaagattttattgcaggaGGCCGGAAGAGCAAATAGTTCTTGCAGTCCGACCCGCGCGCGTTTACACTTGTACGTCAAATGACGGGCAAAAAtggtcgagaaaaaaaaaaaaaaaaaaactcacttttgTCTTCAAATCCAGTGGAAACGATGACGAGGCGGAGAAAAGGTGCCGCTGCAATAACGTTGGGGCGGCTCGGCTGGCAAGGAAATTTTCCGGGCGCCAGAGGGTGACGTGACCGCCGGAAAAACGCGTGTGTCTTATCAGCGTGTGCAACGGGAGCCGGTGACCTGTACGGGTCAGGGGTCAACGGTCACGATAAAGATCGCGGGACCGCAACACGGCCGCGTTTCCCTCAAATTGTGAGCCGGGTACCGGCAAGCCGGTCCCAATCGGACTGACTGGTCGGAGGGGAAAATCGCCATTTACAGCACACATATTTCATGCTATTTTTCCAATGTCTTGCTTTGGCGATTATCGCATGACAAATCTtcagaaaagattttaaaaagtaggaaggaaggaagcaggaGGATTTTTTCCCAACTATTTCATGAAACACGGATCCGCGCGCGCTTGCGTGACTGTGAATATATTcacccccccccgaaccccaacAAGAACGTGAGCAGAATGCCAATCACCCGGATGTGACTTTCGCTCTTTTACTTTGGTTtagagttttttgttttaattttgtttccgCGCTCTTCTCCCACGGCGACGTCAGCAATCGCCCTCCGATTGGCCCGAGGCTGCCCGGCGTCCTACAAAAGCGCGCTGGCAGCCACCGGGGGCCgcatcctcctcttcttcctccaggTCGGCGAAGATGTGGTCTCGGTGGTCCCGGTCGTGTTGCTGTTCTCTGCTGCTGGCGCTGGCGCTGGCCCTGGCGCCGGCGCCGGCGCCGGGGCGGGCGTCCCCGCTGGAAGACGCCGCGCCGCGCCGCGCCCGCTTCTCCTCCAACGGTCCCGGTGAGCCCCCGTTCGGCACGCAAACATTGGCACGCGGACCACTTTTGAGGccatcaatgaaaaatgtgcgACGGCGCAGCGGACGTGGCGCGCTGCCTGAACGGCGCGGTGGCGGTGGGCTGCGGCTTCTTCTCGTGCCTGGAAAACTCCACGTGCGACACGGACGGCATGCACGAGATCTGCGAGCTGTTCCTGCAAGCGGCCGCCACCTTCAACACCGAGGTGGGATTGCGCCGCCTGGTGGCCGAAGTTGCCCGCGACAGGCGGCGAGATGTGACGTGCCGTCACGCGCTTCTTGCATCACGTGATAAATGACGCCAAACTACGCCGGTTGACGCTAAACCTTGCTCTCTTGTGATTCCTTCCTTGGAAATTGTTACGTCCGACTTGGCCCGCGTGCCCTTTGCGCGTTTCCCCTTTCCTGCGGTTTCCGCCCGCCTCCCAAAACCACGAAAATGCTCGGCTAATTGAAGACGCGAAATTCGAAGGGGCGTTCGTCCCCGTGCCGGCGACCAGCCGAGGCCGGTGTGGCCGCCCGCGTGAGGAGACGCGAGAATTGGACGCCGCTAACTGGCGTCCTTGCCGGCGTTTAGGGCAAGACCTTCGTGAAGAAGAGTCTGCACTGCGTGGCTCAAGGGATCGGCAGTAAAGTTTTCCAGACCATCCGCCGCTGCAACGTCTTCCAGAGGATGATCGCCGAGGTCCAGGAGGAATGTTTCGCCGCGCACGACATCTGCACGGTGGCGCGGACCAACCCGCAGGCCTTCGCCGACGTGGTGCAAGTGCCCACGCATTTCCCCAACAGGTCGCAACTCAACGCTTTCACTTGTCGCACGTTTCGTACCCGACGCGTCGCAAGTATAGCAGGTCAGGCCGCGTCGAGCAGAAAACGTCGCCGGTCACGTTCGATTGGAGGGGCGTGGTCGGATCGTCCGGTCCCCCGTACAGTACAAAGTGGAAAAAGCCGTCGCTCGAAAGTGTCTCATTTTATCGGCCGTTGCGCTTCGTCAAGGCCACATCGTTGAAATTCAATTCGTGCGCTTCCTCGATCCAAATCCATTGCCAAAGGTGAACAGCttgacaacaacaagaacaacaaaccCTCCAAAGACTTCAGTTAACGTTGCGGCCATCCCTCGCGCTCTACGGACAATTGAGACACTGGATAGAATCATCAGGTACTCGGGGCACCTTCCTAATAGTTTCTAAAGTCATCAAAAATTACTTAGAGGACGTGACATTTTCAAGAGCTTGACGAGTAATTGGGACCAATTCATCTTTCCCGCCCTGGTCACGTTACTTGTAACTTGACGTGAGACTTGCGGCAAATGACAGGTGACCAGTGGCCCGTTCGTTCCACGTAACAAGACGCGACTTTCGAGGTTACTTGAAAGTGTGACTTGGAACGCGTCCCGAGTCCCAGCTGACCTTTTACCCAACAAGTTACAAATACCGAGCGCTGCCCCCTGCTGGTGCGGAGCTTCCTTTTCTTCCTTCAAATGCTCAAAAGGTTCTTTGCGAGCGAGTACATCGCAGTATTTGTACACGCCGCAGGTACTACAGCACgctgctgcagacgctgcaGGCGTGCGACGAGCAGACGGTGGCGGCGGTGCGTTCGGGCCTGCTGGGACGTTTGGGCCCCGACATGGAGACGTTCCTGCAGATGGTCCAGAACAAAGAGTGCGACGCGGGCCAGGCCGCCGCCCCCTTCGACGACCCGTCCAGCTGGAGGAACGTGCCCGTCTTCAACATCCAGCCCGGCTTCCGGGGTCGCGACCCCACCCACCTCTTTGCCCGCAAACGCTCGGTGGACGAAAAGGAGGCGGGGCCCGTCGGCCCGCCCCAGTAGAGTCCAGACCCAAGCGGAGATTTCCCGTCTTCTCGCCACTAATTTATGCTCGGCGCCGGCCGCCGAGCGCCCCCCGCGACATTTCCCGCCAGCATTTGGCAACTTCATAAAAAGTTTGATGCATTCAGATGGGCTTCGTTTGATTCATTTGCACCCCCCACACCGGCCGCCAGAGGACGCCAAAACGCAGAAAATGAACACCGCGCCATGATCACGTTGATAAGCAAACTTGGAAATCTTTTTATGGCGAGCTGAAGTGGAAAGTCCACAGCGCACATCGAAACGAAAATAGTGGAACGAAAAGATTAAA
This DNA window, taken from Syngnathoides biaculeatus isolate LvHL_M chromosome 17, ASM1980259v1, whole genome shotgun sequence, encodes the following:
- the LOC133490520 gene encoding stanniocalcin-like, producing the protein MWSRWSRSCCCSLLLALALALAPAPAPGRASPLEDAAPRRARFSSNGPADVARCLNGAVAVGCGFFSCLENSTCDTDGMHEICELFLQAAATFNTEGKTFVKKSLHCVAQGIGSKVFQTIRRCNVFQRMIAEVQEECFAAHDICTVARTNPQAFADVVQVPTHFPNRYYSTLLQTLQACDEQTVAAVRSGLLGRLGPDMETFLQMVQNKECDAGQAAAPFDDPSSWRNVPVFNIQPGFRGRDPTHLFARKRSVDEKEAGPVGPPQ